From Methanobacterium petrolearium:
AAGGACAATAGAAAAAGCGCAGTCTGCTGTAAATAAAATCAAAGGATTATTAGGAAAAGATAATATTCCAAATCTGGGTGCTGCTGAGAATCCAGATGCTGCAAAACAAGCCGAAATATTGATTTTGACCGTACCATTAGTAGCACAAAAAGCAACACTTTTATCCATTAAAGAAGGTGCCGCTGGTAAAATATTGATGGATGCTACAGGACCATTAGAAACAGCAATTGGAGGATCACCGACTCGATGTTTATATTTACCTGAAGGAGCGGCATCTGAACGGGCCCAGAAAATTTTACCGGAAACCACAGTTATTTGCGCTTTCAACAACATCAGCAGCGGAGCACTGATGAACTTCAACGAACCCATAGACTGTGACTGCCTAATATCTGGAGATGATTTAGAATCCAAAAAAACCGTAGCCCAACTAATCGAACAAATACCCGGAGTGAATGTAGTAGACTGCGGACCATTAGAAAGAGCCCAGATCATAGAAAAGATCACCCCGTTACTCATTGGTTTGAACATCAAAAAAACCTGTAAAGACGCAGGAATACGGATAACTGGAATAGATCCAGAATGCAAGCTTTACTAAAAAACCATATCCCCCTTTTTTTCGACAGCGAGCCTGATTTATACATAACTAACTTATACGTAACTAATTTTCCCATAAAAAGAATTTAAAAAAAAAGGTATTCATTTCATCTGTGATTTTTGTCCATCTTTTTCTTCCTGATAACTGCTCTTGCCTCTGTACCATGACACAATTATTC
This genomic window contains:
- the npdG gene encoding NADPH-dependent F420 reductase, producing MKIAVIGGTGGQGLGIAIRFVQAKEDVIIGSRTIEKAQSAVNKIKGLLGKDNIPNLGAAENPDAAKQAEILILTVPLVAQKATLLSIKEGAAGKILMDATGPLETAIGGSPTRCLYLPEGAASERAQKILPETTVICAFNNISSGALMNFNEPIDCDCLISGDDLESKKTVAQLIEQIPGVNVVDCGPLERAQIIEKITPLLIGLNIKKTCKDAGIRITGIDPECKLY